The following proteins are encoded in a genomic region of Vibrio spartinae:
- the motX gene encoding flagellar protein MotX: protein MRLLSVAASLLMMMLSVSVNATVADVGPPVQIYSEAELIQLIEQNKHLERVKADKCQLVEDIIARATRINLPSYEFLYGDMLAWGVCVDQDAELGLYYMEAAASQGLPAALEQLGRYYAEGVLVQQNRERAIVYLREASAMGNLKARVKLAELLLRDYGSPLDYEDAYRWLYHSVTADTRMHKRIAMLRQGLEQRMPENIIARAKMRETLW, encoded by the coding sequence ATGAGGCTACTAAGCGTAGCAGCTTCGTTGTTAATGATGATGTTGAGCGTTTCAGTCAATGCTACTGTCGCTGATGTCGGGCCACCAGTCCAAATTTATTCCGAAGCTGAGTTAATTCAACTGATCGAACAGAATAAGCATCTGGAGCGAGTGAAAGCTGATAAGTGTCAGCTGGTTGAAGATATCATTGCCCGAGCTACGCGGATCAATTTACCATCGTATGAATTCTTGTATGGTGATATGTTGGCATGGGGCGTGTGTGTCGATCAGGACGCTGAACTGGGTTTGTATTATATGGAAGCCGCAGCCAGTCAGGGATTGCCGGCAGCGCTTGAGCAACTCGGTCGCTATTACGCTGAAGGTGTACTTGTTCAGCAAAATCGTGAGCGCGCAATTGTGTATCTGAGAGAAGCCTCCGCTATGGGCAATTTGAAAGCCCGTGTGAAATTGGCTGAATTATTACTCCGGGATTATGGCAGCCCGCTTGATTATGAAGACGCTTATCGATGGCTATATCATTCCGTTACAGCTGATACGCGTATGCACAAACGTATTGCGATGTTACGTCAGGGACTTGAACAGCGTATGCCAGAGAATATTATTGCCCGGGCGAAAATGAGAGAAACGCTTTGGTAG
- the rplC gene encoding 50S ribosomal protein L3 yields the protein MIGLVGRKVGMTRVFTEEGVSIPVTVVEVEANRVSQVKTLDSDGYTAIQVTSGAKKANRVSKPEAGHFAKAGVDAGRGLWEFRLENGEEFSVGSELTVELFNEIKKVDVTGTSKGKGFQGAVKRWNFRTQDMTHGNSLSHRAPGSIGQCQTPGRVFKGKKMAGHMGAERVTTQNLEIVRVDAERNLLLIKGAVPGAIGGDVIVKPAVKA from the coding sequence ATGATTGGTCTAGTCGGACGTAAAGTGGGTATGACCCGCGTATTTACCGAAGAAGGCGTTTCTATCCCAGTTACAGTTGTTGAGGTTGAAGCGAACCGTGTTTCTCAAGTTAAAACACTTGATAGTGACGGTTACACTGCAATCCAAGTAACTTCTGGTGCGAAAAAAGCCAACCGTGTATCTAAGCCAGAAGCTGGTCACTTCGCGAAAGCGGGTGTTGATGCTGGCCGCGGTCTTTGGGAATTCCGTTTAGAAAACGGAGAAGAGTTTTCAGTCGGTTCAGAATTGACTGTTGAACTTTTCAATGAAATAAAAAAAGTAGACGTTACTGGTACATCTAAGGGTAAAGGTTTCCAAGGTGCTGTGAAGCGCTGGAACTTCCGTACTCAAGATATGACTCACGGTAACTCATTGTCGCATCGTGCTCCTGGTTCTATCGGTCAATGTCAGACTCCAGGTCGTGTATTCAAGGGCAAGAAAATGGCTGGTCACATGGGAGCTGAGCGTGTAACGACTCAAAACCTAGAGATCGTACGTGTCGACGCTGAGCGCAACCTGCTTCTGATTAAAGGTGCAGTCCCTGGTGCTATCGGTGGTGACGTGATCGTTAAACCAGCTGTTAAAGCATAA
- the rlmB gene encoding 23S rRNA (guanosine(2251)-2'-O)-methyltransferase RlmB, with protein MSNEFIYGIHAVSAVLEKTPDRLVEVFVLKDRQDRRLLPVLNELQRLGISIQQMSRQALDKKSQGASHQGMMAKVKPAKTLNEHDLDTLLNAVEHPLLLVLDGVTDPHNLGACLRNADAAGVTAVIVPKDKSAPLNATVSKVACGAAESVPLVRVTNLARTMKALQEQGIWFVGTAGEATQDIFQSKLTGPLAIVMGAEGDGMRRLTRETCDALIKIPMSGSVSSLNVSVATGVCLFEAVRQRLSR; from the coding sequence ATGAGTAATGAATTTATATATGGCATTCATGCTGTGAGTGCTGTGTTGGAGAAAACCCCGGATCGATTGGTCGAAGTTTTTGTGTTGAAAGATCGACAAGACCGTCGTTTGCTTCCTGTGTTGAATGAGTTGCAAAGGCTCGGTATTTCAATTCAACAGATGAGCCGTCAAGCGTTAGATAAAAAATCCCAAGGTGCGAGTCACCAAGGGATGATGGCAAAAGTGAAACCTGCCAAAACCTTGAATGAACATGATCTGGATACGCTTTTAAACGCAGTAGAACACCCGCTATTACTTGTTTTGGATGGTGTCACCGATCCACATAATCTTGGGGCGTGTCTTAGAAACGCAGATGCCGCTGGCGTGACAGCCGTGATTGTCCCCAAAGATAAATCTGCGCCATTGAATGCAACCGTGAGTAAAGTCGCCTGTGGTGCCGCTGAAAGTGTACCTTTAGTCCGAGTGACTAATCTGGCCAGAACAATGAAGGCTTTACAAGAGCAAGGGATCTGGTTTGTTGGGACTGCTGGAGAAGCAACTCAAGATATCTTCCAGTCTAAACTGACGGGTCCGTTAGCCATCGTTATGGGCGCGGAAGGCGATGGGATGCGTCGTCTGACCAGAGAAACCTGTGATGCATTGATTAAAATTCCGATGTCGGGAAGTGTTTCTAGTTTAAACGTATCCGTCGCAACTGGAGTCTGTCTTTTTGAAGCGGTGAGACAACGTTTATCACGCTAA
- the rpsJ gene encoding 30S ribosomal protein S10: MQNQRIRIRLKAFDYKLIDASTAEIVETAKRTGAQVRGPIPLPTRKERFTVLISPHVNKDARDQYEIRTHKRLIDIVEPTDKTVDALMRLDLAAGVDVQISLG, encoded by the coding sequence ATGCAGAACCAACGTATCCGAATCCGCCTCAAAGCTTTCGATTACAAATTAATCGACGCTTCTACTGCGGAAATCGTTGAAACAGCAAAGCGTACCGGCGCACAGGTTCGTGGTCCTATCCCACTGCCTACTCGTAAAGAGCGTTTCACTGTTCTTATCTCTCCACACGTCAACAAAGATGCTCGTGATCAGTACGAAATTCGTACTCACAAACGTCTCATCGACATCGTTGAGCCAACAGACAAAACTGTTGACGCTCTGATGCGTCTCGATCTAGCTGCTGGCGTTGATGTTCAAATCAGCCTAGGTTAA
- the rplD gene encoding 50S ribosomal protein L4 encodes MELMVKGADALTVSETTFGREFNESLVHQVVVAYAAGARQGTRAQKTRSEVSGGGAKPWRQKGTGRARAGTIRSPIWRTGGVTFAAKPQDHSQKVNKKMYRGAMKSILSELVRQERLIVVDDFSVEAPKTKELVAKLNELELNDVLIVTGEVDENLFLAARNLYKVGVRDAAGVDPVSLIAFDKVLMTASAVKQVEEMLA; translated from the coding sequence ATGGAATTGATGGTTAAAGGTGCTGACGCACTAACTGTTTCCGAAACTACTTTCGGACGTGAGTTCAACGAATCTCTTGTACATCAAGTAGTTGTTGCATATGCAGCAGGTGCTCGTCAAGGTACTCGTGCTCAAAAAACACGTTCAGAAGTTTCTGGCGGCGGCGCTAAACCATGGCGTCAAAAAGGTACTGGCCGTGCTCGTGCTGGTACAATCCGTAGCCCAATCTGGCGTACAGGTGGTGTTACTTTTGCTGCGAAGCCACAAGATCACAGTCAAAAAGTAAACAAAAAAATGTACCGCGGTGCTATGAAGAGCATTCTTTCTGAGCTGGTTCGTCAAGAGCGTCTGATCGTTGTTGATGATTTCTCAGTTGAAGCTCCAAAAACTAAAGAACTGGTAGCTAAGCTTAACGAACTTGAGCTTAACGATGTACTTATCGTTACTGGTGAAGTAGACGAGAATCTGTTCTTAGCTGCTCGTAACCTTTATAAAGTTGGCGTACGTGACGCAGCGGGTGTCGATCCTGTTAGCTTGATCGCGTTTGACAAGGTTCTTATGACTGCTTCTGCGGTTAAGCAAGTTGAGGAGATGCTGGCATGA
- a CDS encoding adenylosuccinate synthase, protein MGNNVVVLGTQWGDEGKGKIVDLLTEDAKYVVRYQGGHNAGHTLVIDGEKTVLHLIPSGILREHVKCIIGNGVVLSPDALLKEMGELEARGIPVRQRLSISEACPLILPYHIALDQARESARGTKAIGTTGRGIGPAYEDKVARRGLRVGDLFDRTTFAAKLQEVMAYHNFQLVNFYKVEPVSYDEVLEQVMGYADVLTSMVIDVTDLLDTARKRGDKIMFEGAQGTLLDIDHGTYPYVTSSNTTAGGVAAGSGFGPCHLGYILGIAKAYCTRVGAGPFPTELNDETGEYLGTKGQEFGATTGRKRRCGWFDVVAMRRAIQINSITGFCMTKLDVLDGLKEIKICTGYQMKDGSIAEVSPMAADAYDHVTPIYETMPGWSESTFGVKKLEDLPQAALNYVQRIEELTGVPVDLISTGPDRNETIIKVHPFSVA, encoded by the coding sequence ATGGGAAATAACGTTGTCGTACTAGGCACCCAATGGGGTGATGAAGGTAAAGGGAAAATTGTTGATCTGCTTACTGAAGATGCAAAGTATGTTGTCCGTTATCAGGGCGGCCACAATGCAGGTCATACTCTGGTCATTGATGGTGAGAAAACCGTTCTTCACTTGATTCCATCCGGTATTCTCCGCGAACACGTAAAATGCATTATCGGAAATGGTGTTGTACTTTCACCAGATGCACTTTTAAAAGAAATGGGAGAGCTTGAAGCTCGAGGCATTCCAGTTCGTCAACGTCTTTCTATTTCTGAAGCTTGTCCACTCATTTTGCCCTACCATATTGCACTGGATCAGGCTCGCGAATCAGCTCGTGGCACGAAAGCTATCGGTACAACCGGACGTGGTATCGGTCCTGCTTATGAAGATAAAGTTGCACGTCGCGGTTTACGTGTCGGAGACTTGTTCGATCGCACCACTTTTGCAGCCAAACTACAGGAAGTCATGGCGTATCATAACTTCCAGTTGGTCAACTTCTATAAAGTTGAACCCGTGAGTTACGATGAAGTTCTGGAACAGGTCATGGGTTATGCTGACGTATTAACATCAATGGTTATTGATGTGACTGATTTACTGGATACAGCGCGTAAGCGCGGTGACAAAATCATGTTTGAAGGGGCGCAGGGAACCCTTCTGGATATCGACCACGGGACTTATCCATATGTAACCTCATCCAATACGACCGCAGGCGGTGTTGCTGCCGGTTCTGGTTTCGGTCCTTGTCATCTCGGATATATTCTTGGTATTGCCAAAGCGTATTGTACACGCGTTGGTGCCGGTCCTTTTCCGACCGAGTTGAATGACGAGACGGGTGAGTATCTGGGAACCAAAGGACAGGAATTTGGTGCAACAACCGGACGTAAGCGTCGTTGTGGATGGTTTGATGTTGTTGCGATGCGCCGCGCAATTCAAATCAACTCGATTACCGGCTTCTGTATGACGAAGCTAGATGTCTTAGATGGTTTAAAAGAGATCAAAATCTGTACTGGTTACCAAATGAAAGATGGTTCGATCGCTGAAGTTTCTCCAATGGCGGCTGATGCTTACGATCACGTGACACCAATTTATGAAACAATGCCAGGTTGGTCTGAAAGTACATTCGGTGTCAAAAAGCTTGAAGATTTGCCTCAGGCTGCATTGAACTACGTTCAGCGCATCGAAGAATTAACCGGTGTACCTGTCGATCTAATTTCAACCGGCCCGGACCGGAATGAAACGATTATCAAAGTTCATCCGTTCAGTGTTGCATAA
- the slyD gene encoding peptidylprolyl isomerase, protein MKIEKNVVVSLAYQLKLEDGVVADQSTADAPLDYLHGHHNLIVGLERELEGKVAGDKFTATVAPADAYGEYNDDLVQRVPADVFHGVDQLEAGMRFLAETDQGQIPVEITEVDGDEVVVDGNHMLAGQTLTFDVEVVSVRAATDEEVAHGHIHQGGDSCGHDHGEEGSCDGNGGCGCH, encoded by the coding sequence ATGAAAATTGAAAAGAATGTTGTGGTGAGTTTAGCGTACCAACTCAAATTGGAAGACGGAGTTGTCGCTGATCAGTCAACCGCTGATGCCCCGCTTGATTACCTACATGGTCATCACAACCTGATCGTCGGCTTAGAGCGTGAACTTGAAGGTAAAGTTGCTGGCGATAAATTTACTGCAACAGTTGCACCTGCAGACGCATACGGTGAATACAATGATGACCTGGTTCAGCGTGTTCCGGCCGATGTTTTTCATGGTGTCGATCAACTTGAAGCGGGCATGCGTTTTCTGGCAGAGACAGATCAAGGTCAGATCCCTGTTGAAATTACAGAAGTTGATGGCGATGAAGTCGTTGTCGATGGTAACCACATGCTGGCTGGTCAAACACTGACGTTTGATGTTGAGGTGGTCTCGGTTCGCGCTGCGACAGATGAAGAAGTTGCTCATGGGCATATTCATCAAGGCGGCGATAGTTGTGGACATGATCACGGTGAAGAAGGTAGCTGTGACGGAAATGGCGGGTGTGGCTGCCATTAA
- the rnr gene encoding ribonuclease R, translating into MSDTTQNDPFADREANNYDNPIPSREFILEFLAQANVPMNRNDLFEVLQLSGEEQYEGLRRRLRAMERDGQLVFTRRQCYALPEKLEMIKGYVIGHKDGYGWVRPEGVRGRDEDIILPHHQMRTLIHGDYVLIQPNGTDKRGRKEGRLVRILEERNGQIVGRFFFEHGYSYVVPDDSRISHDILIPDEARASARMGNVVVIEITDRGSRSRGMMGKVSDVLGESMAPGMETQIAIRTHQIPHEWPEAVEQQVKQFSEDVPEEAKQGRVDLRTLPLVTIDGEDARDFDDAVYCEAKKGGGWRLWVAIADVSYYVRTDSALDKEAINRGNSVYFPSQVVPMLPEVLSNGLCSLNPQVDRLCMVCEMTISATGKLSSYKHYEAVMNSHARLTYNKVAAILAGEEELRERYEPLVPHLEELYRMYQVLKSERENRGAIEFETVETKFIFNAERKIERIEPLVRNDAHKIIEECMILANIASASLVEKMKEPALFRIHETPGEERLVGFRDFLGELGLNLTGGLEPTPTDYATLMKQVANRPDHELIQTMLLRSMKQAVYNADNGGHFGLALKRYAHFTSPIRRYPDLLLHRAIKYLIAKEKGQNQDRWTPTGGYHYSFDDMNYYGEQCSMTERRADDATREVSDWLKCEYMQDHVGEVLDGVIANVTGFGFFVRLTELHIDGLVHISSLANDYYQYDPIGQRLIGESFGLIYRLGDAVKVKVQAVNLDERHIDFELVETSRKLRGEGKTAKKREAEAKQGKKGAPRRRGKAIPSTEPVKNPNNENDRNKTVKKKSKTENVRKKKSRLRQSKSAKTDK; encoded by the coding sequence ATGTCTGACACTACTCAAAACGATCCGTTTGCTGATCGTGAAGCAAATAATTATGACAACCCAATTCCCAGTCGCGAATTTATTTTGGAATTTCTCGCTCAGGCGAATGTTCCGATGAATCGCAATGACCTGTTCGAAGTGTTACAACTTTCAGGAGAAGAACAATACGAAGGGTTAAGAAGACGTTTGAGAGCCATGGAAAGGGATGGACAACTGGTCTTCACGCGCCGCCAGTGCTATGCACTGCCGGAAAAACTGGAAATGATTAAAGGGTATGTCATCGGTCATAAAGATGGATATGGCTGGGTCAGACCGGAGGGCGTCCGGGGGAGAGATGAGGATATTATACTGCCACATCATCAGATGAGAACGCTGATTCATGGGGACTATGTGCTGATTCAACCGAATGGCACGGATAAAAGAGGTCGAAAAGAAGGTCGTTTGGTCAGGATATTAGAAGAAAGAAACGGCCAGATTGTGGGGCGATTCTTCTTTGAACATGGGTATTCTTACGTCGTACCGGATGACTCCCGGATCAGTCATGATATCTTGATTCCCGATGAAGCTCGCGCCAGCGCTCGAATGGGCAATGTCGTTGTTATCGAGATTACAGATCGAGGCAGCCGCTCTCGTGGCATGATGGGGAAGGTGAGTGATGTACTTGGTGAAAGTATGGCGCCCGGTATGGAGACTCAGATTGCGATTCGAACCCATCAGATTCCTCATGAGTGGCCGGAAGCGGTCGAACAACAAGTGAAGCAGTTTAGTGAAGACGTCCCAGAAGAAGCGAAACAGGGGCGGGTAGATTTGAGAACGTTGCCACTGGTTACGATTGATGGTGAAGATGCCCGAGACTTTGATGATGCTGTCTATTGTGAGGCCAAAAAAGGCGGTGGTTGGCGTCTCTGGGTTGCGATTGCCGATGTGAGTTATTATGTCAGAACCGATTCTGCCCTTGATAAAGAAGCGATCAATCGTGGTAATTCGGTCTACTTTCCATCTCAGGTTGTGCCGATGTTACCGGAGGTTTTGTCAAACGGGCTCTGCTCTCTGAATCCACAGGTTGATCGGTTATGTATGGTTTGTGAGATGACCATCTCGGCAACAGGGAAACTCTCAAGCTATAAACATTACGAAGCGGTTATGAACTCTCATGCGCGACTGACCTATAACAAAGTTGCCGCGATTTTAGCGGGTGAAGAGGAACTTCGTGAGCGTTATGAACCGTTAGTCCCTCATCTGGAAGAGTTATACCGGATGTATCAGGTTCTGAAAAGTGAGAGAGAGAACCGAGGCGCAATCGAATTTGAAACGGTAGAAACGAAGTTTATCTTTAATGCTGAGCGGAAAATTGAGCGGATTGAACCGTTAGTCCGTAATGACGCTCATAAAATCATCGAAGAGTGCATGATTCTGGCGAATATTGCATCGGCTTCTTTGGTTGAAAAAATGAAAGAACCTGCCTTATTCCGAATTCATGAAACTCCGGGAGAAGAGCGCTTGGTAGGATTTCGCGATTTTCTCGGCGAATTGGGACTGAATTTGACAGGTGGATTAGAACCTACTCCGACAGATTATGCCACTTTAATGAAACAAGTCGCGAATCGCCCCGATCATGAACTGATCCAAACCATGTTACTCCGCTCGATGAAGCAAGCCGTGTATAATGCAGACAACGGTGGTCACTTTGGGTTAGCGTTGAAACGTTACGCGCACTTTACTTCCCCGATCCGCCGTTATCCTGATTTGTTATTGCATCGTGCAATTAAATATCTTATTGCCAAAGAGAAGGGACAAAATCAGGATCGTTGGACGCCAACAGGGGGATATCATTATTCATTCGATGATATGAACTATTATGGTGAACAGTGTTCAATGACAGAGCGCCGCGCAGATGATGCAACACGAGAAGTATCCGACTGGCTGAAATGTGAATATATGCAAGATCATGTCGGTGAGGTGTTGGATGGTGTGATTGCTAATGTCACTGGGTTTGGATTTTTTGTTCGTTTGACTGAGTTACATATTGATGGTCTGGTGCATATTTCCAGCTTGGCAAATGATTACTATCAGTATGACCCGATTGGTCAACGCCTGATTGGTGAAAGTTTCGGATTGATTTACCGACTAGGCGATGCTGTCAAAGTTAAAGTTCAGGCCGTGAATCTGGATGAACGTCATATTGACTTTGAATTAGTCGAGACAAGTCGTAAGCTACGCGGTGAAGGGAAAACAGCCAAGAAACGCGAAGCAGAAGCAAAACAAGGGAAAAAAGGGGCACCCCGACGTCGAGGAAAAGCGATACCGAGTACTGAACCGGTGAAAAATCCTAATAATGAAAATGATCGGAATAAAACGGTCAAAAAGAAAAGCAAGACTGAGAACGTCCGTAAGAAAAAATCGCGTCTTCGTCAATCAAAATCAGCCAAGACTGACAAATGA
- the kefB gene encoding glutathione-regulated potassium-efflux system protein KefB, which translates to MAALTNDFLQSGAVFLTAAAIAVPVAQRAGLGSVLGYLLAGVAIGPWGLGLISDVDAILHFAEFGVVLLLFVIGLELNPSKLWQMKSPILGLGGAQVVVTSAVLGSLIHFFVGSWQVSLVMGMGLALSSTAIALRVIEEQELERSETGQSGFAVLLFQDIAVIPMLALLPILAGNSAGEWIDALWMLCGIAGLLVGGHFLLSPLFRYIVMSGVRELFTVAALLLVIGIALLMQFLGLSMALGTFLAGVLLAESEFRHELEVSIEPFKGLLLGLFFIAIGMAVDLGLLINHPLQILAAVTVLVAVKCGILYLLARLFGTRAKARSSIAAILSQGGEFAFVIFTAAQSEGLLQAEQTSFLLVVVSLSMVTTPLLLSIQKRWFAREFNAVDDLAVDVENNDPRVIIAGFGRFGQVVGRLMFANKIKVTILESDASQIKLLRKYGYQVFYGDATNLELLRSAGAEDAEAMVVCTDDPDEVMAIVALCQHHFPQLKILARARSRVEAYQLMNHGVPHFSRETFLGALDLGRQTLIELGMHPYQAKRAESHFCRLDNAMLEELLPMHNEGKQLSLRAKEARQELEEIFGREMEKDHQARDFWERDQD; encoded by the coding sequence ATGGCAGCATTGACGAATGATTTTTTACAAAGTGGTGCTGTATTTCTGACCGCTGCTGCTATTGCTGTGCCGGTGGCCCAGCGAGCGGGGCTCGGGTCGGTGTTGGGATATTTATTGGCTGGTGTGGCGATCGGCCCTTGGGGACTGGGATTAATCAGTGATGTCGACGCGATTTTGCATTTTGCAGAATTTGGTGTGGTTTTATTGTTGTTTGTGATTGGGCTTGAACTCAATCCGAGCAAGCTTTGGCAAATGAAATCGCCGATTCTGGGGCTTGGTGGTGCTCAGGTTGTGGTGACCAGTGCCGTGTTAGGCAGTCTCATCCATTTTTTTGTCGGCAGTTGGCAGGTTAGTTTAGTGATGGGGATGGGATTAGCGCTTTCTTCTACAGCCATTGCTTTGCGCGTCATTGAGGAGCAGGAGTTGGAGCGCAGCGAAACCGGTCAATCCGGCTTTGCGGTATTGTTATTTCAGGATATTGCGGTCATCCCTATGTTGGCGCTGTTACCGATACTTGCCGGGAATTCAGCAGGAGAGTGGATTGATGCGCTCTGGATGCTATGTGGCATTGCCGGGTTGTTGGTGGGGGGACATTTTCTATTGAGCCCGTTATTTCGCTATATTGTGATGAGCGGTGTCCGGGAGTTGTTCACCGTTGCGGCATTATTGTTGGTCATTGGGATTGCATTACTGATGCAATTTTTAGGACTGTCCATGGCGTTGGGGACTTTTCTCGCCGGTGTGCTCTTGGCAGAAAGTGAGTTTCGTCATGAGTTGGAAGTGTCTATTGAGCCGTTTAAAGGGTTACTGCTCGGGCTCTTTTTTATTGCAATCGGCATGGCTGTTGACTTAGGACTGCTGATCAACCATCCATTACAAATTCTCGCAGCGGTGACTGTATTGGTTGCGGTTAAATGTGGAATCCTCTATTTATTGGCTCGGTTGTTCGGAACGCGTGCCAAAGCACGCAGCAGTATTGCTGCGATTCTGAGTCAGGGGGGCGAATTTGCTTTTGTCATTTTTACCGCGGCACAGTCTGAAGGTTTACTGCAAGCTGAGCAGACATCATTTTTGCTGGTGGTCGTCAGTTTATCGATGGTCACAACCCCTCTGTTGCTCAGTATTCAGAAACGTTGGTTTGCCCGGGAGTTCAACGCAGTCGATGATTTAGCGGTTGATGTCGAAAATAATGACCCGAGAGTGATTATTGCTGGGTTTGGTCGCTTCGGACAGGTTGTTGGCCGTTTGATGTTTGCCAATAAAATCAAAGTCACTATTCTTGAAAGTGATGCGAGTCAGATCAAACTGCTGCGCAAGTATGGTTATCAAGTCTTTTATGGTGATGCGACCAACTTGGAGTTACTCCGTTCTGCGGGCGCTGAAGATGCGGAAGCGATGGTCGTATGTACCGATGATCCGGATGAGGTGATGGCGATTGTTGCATTATGTCAGCATCACTTCCCGCAATTGAAAATTTTAGCGCGGGCACGCAGCCGGGTTGAAGCCTATCAATTGATGAATCATGGTGTCCCGCATTTCTCGCGAGAAACATTCTTGGGCGCGCTGGATCTGGGAAGGCAAACACTGATTGAATTAGGGATGCATCCCTATCAGGCAAAGCGGGCGGAATCACATTTTTGTCGTTTGGATAATGCGATGCTGGAAGAGCTGCTACCCATGCATAATGAAGGTAAGCAACTTTCGTTGCGTGCTAAGGAAGCTCGGCAAGAGTTGGAAGAAATATTTGGACGCGAGATGGAAAAAGATCATCAAGCGCGAGACTTTTGGGAAAGAGATCAGGATTAA
- a CDS encoding YheV family putative zinc ribbon protein produces the protein MRVKKRFIAGASCPQCHTADSLRWWEDNHVEHVECVECDYTEQRMPRSVEQSTHAEDTMIGIFKPD, from the coding sequence GTGCGAGTCAAAAAACGTTTTATTGCCGGAGCCAGTTGTCCGCAGTGTCACACTGCCGATTCGCTTCGCTGGTGGGAAGATAATCATGTGGAGCATGTCGAATGTGTGGAATGTGATTATACCGAACAGAGAATGCCACGCTCCGTTGAGCAAAGTACACATGCGGAAGATACGATGATTGGAATTTTTAAACCGGACTAA
- a CDS encoding isoaspartyl peptidase/L-asparaginase family protein, whose translation MKKPFAIAIHGGAGSISRSQMTDEIQRAVERALDQAVSQGHQLLAQGASAVDAVVCAVRILEDSPHFNAGKGSVLTTKEMVEMDAAVMCGEARQAGAVAGVRHIKNPVRLARDVMQQSEHVMFMGEGAEEFAAKLGYDYTEQDYFFTDRRYEQLLAMKTEGRVALSESSYPDDHKFGTVGAVALDQSGNLAAATSTGGITNKRYGRIGDSPIIGAGTYAENHNVAISATGMGEAFIRCCVASDIAARMRYLQEDVHTACTAVIQGEVKTLGGEGGVIAIDQSGEIHFGMNCTGMYRSCIDIHGRKQVKIYAD comes from the coding sequence ATGAAGAAACCTTTTGCGATTGCAATCCATGGCGGTGCCGGCTCGATTTCACGTTCTCAAATGACGGATGAAATACAGCGAGCTGTAGAGCGGGCGTTAGATCAAGCTGTTTCTCAGGGACATCAATTATTAGCTCAGGGCGCAAGTGCTGTTGATGCGGTTGTCTGTGCTGTCAGAATTCTTGAGGACTCTCCTCACTTTAATGCGGGCAAAGGCTCTGTCCTGACGACAAAAGAGATGGTCGAAATGGATGCGGCAGTGATGTGTGGTGAAGCTCGACAAGCTGGCGCTGTTGCCGGAGTGCGTCATATCAAAAATCCAGTGAGACTTGCCAGAGATGTGATGCAGCAGAGTGAGCATGTGATGTTCATGGGTGAAGGGGCGGAAGAATTCGCAGCAAAGCTTGGCTATGACTACACCGAACAGGATTACTTTTTTACTGACAGACGTTATGAACAACTGTTAGCTATGAAAACTGAAGGGCGTGTCGCGCTGTCTGAGTCCAGTTATCCTGATGATCATAAATTCGGTACCGTTGGCGCGGTTGCACTGGATCAGAGTGGCAACCTTGCTGCTGCAACGAGTACCGGTGGTATCACCAATAAACGGTATGGACGCATCGGAGATTCTCCGATTATCGGTGCTGGAACTTATGCAGAAAACCACAATGTCGCCATCTCTGCGACCGGCATGGGAGAAGCCTTTATTCGTTGTTGTGTTGCCAGTGATATTGCTGCGCGAATGCGTTACTTACAGGAAGATGTACATACTGCTTGCACTGCGGTTATCCAAGGCGAGGTTAAAACGTTAGGTGGGGAAGGCGGCGTGATTGCAATTGACCAATCCGGGGAGATTCATTTCGGCATGAACTGTACGGGTATGTATCGGAGTTGTATCGATATTCATGGCAGAAAGCAGGTTAAAATATACGCAGATTAG
- the rplW gene encoding 50S ribosomal protein L23 produces the protein MISEERLLKVLRAPHISEKATMVAEKANTVVFKVAKDATKKEIKAAVEKLFEVEVESVNTLITKGKTKRQGMRQGRRSDLKKAYVTLKEGQDLDFVGGAE, from the coding sequence ATGATTAGCGAAGAGCGTCTACTAAAAGTTCTGCGTGCTCCGCACATCTCTGAAAAAGCAACAATGGTTGCTGAGAAAGCAAACACTGTTGTTTTCAAAGTAGCGAAAGATGCAACGAAAAAAGAGATTAAAGCAGCCGTAGAAAAGCTATTTGAAGTTGAAGTTGAATCTGTAAATACCCTGATTACTAAGGGTAAGACCAAACGTCAAGGTATGCGCCAAGGTCGTCGTAGCGACTTGAAAAAAGCGTATGTAACTTTGAAAGAAGGTCAGGATCTTGACTTTGTTGGCGGCGCGGAATAA